From the genome of Nostoc sp. C052, one region includes:
- a CDS encoding ADP-ribosylglycohydrolase family protein: MYGKQDGEEISEYHLVILIGILSGLLEVVKSSLFINELVMQEKNQLLSIDSLQDRCAGSIIAAAAGDALGWMTEFIRSHNDLKHKMGLEQVTDYQSWSKRVGGRFQGYEDYIAAGEYSDDTQLTICTAACISFNGCFDYHPFCKFEYPMWLEYARGAGSTVKEAAEKIQRKSADWNSNFFSRKMKEGSIDYRDGGANGAAMRISPHVLANVGRWEQAEADIWRNSIISHGHPRAIVGALLYGYALQTVLQWSEPSIGQQLIEILGNWVKQLQIPKIPALKTWLTEWNKGRVESFEVVFEKTKQEAVEWLRLVWLGLRKDESPQNILEQLGCFDQATKGSGLATAIAGVYLFARQPEQTQESIITAANMIGSDTDSIAAFVGGLGGAAFGLEVISEKWRSQIQDASFLICIGEHLAKISAGEHEKMKIRPGYSGIKLGKALCRQTVHKDMRVVHYRLGAGTITEIDKQSLLTQGRTVTTVRINFDVGQSCKLAFRADTPSKTLFII, from the coding sequence ATGTACGGCAAGCAGGATGGAGAGGAAATATCCGAGTATCATCTCGTGATTTTGATTGGCATTCTGAGTGGATTGTTAGAGGTAGTTAAAAGCAGCTTATTTATTAACGAGTTGGTTATGCAAGAAAAAAATCAATTATTATCGATTGACTCACTCCAGGATCGCTGTGCTGGTTCGATAATTGCTGCTGCGGCTGGTGATGCACTAGGTTGGATGACAGAATTTATCCGTTCGCATAACGACCTCAAACATAAAATGGGTTTAGAGCAAGTTACTGACTACCAGTCATGGAGTAAGCGTGTTGGTGGACGCTTCCAAGGTTATGAGGATTATATTGCTGCTGGGGAATATTCTGACGATACACAATTAACTATCTGCACTGCTGCCTGTATATCCTTCAATGGATGCTTTGACTATCATCCCTTTTGCAAGTTTGAGTATCCAATGTGGCTAGAATATGCTCGTGGTGCAGGTAGCACTGTCAAGGAAGCAGCTGAAAAAATACAGCGCAAGTCGGCTGATTGGAATAGCAATTTTTTCAGCCGTAAGATGAAAGAAGGCAGCATAGACTACCGTGATGGTGGTGCCAATGGTGCAGCCATGAGAATATCACCTCATGTATTAGCTAATGTTGGCCGTTGGGAACAAGCTGAAGCAGATATTTGGCGTAATTCAATAATTAGTCACGGTCATCCAAGAGCTATCGTTGGAGCGCTCTTATATGGATATGCACTACAAACTGTATTGCAGTGGTCAGAACCTAGCATAGGTCAACAGTTGATTGAAATACTTGGCAACTGGGTAAAACAGTTGCAAATTCCGAAAATACCCGCTTTGAAAACATGGCTGACTGAATGGAATAAAGGAAGGGTAGAATCTTTCGAGGTAGTCTTTGAGAAAACCAAACAAGAAGCTGTGGAGTGGTTGCGTCTAGTCTGGTTAGGATTACGTAAAGATGAATCACCTCAAAACATACTTGAGCAACTAGGCTGTTTTGACCAAGCTACCAAAGGTTCTGGGTTAGCGACTGCGATCGCTGGGGTTTATTTGTTTGCCCGTCAGCCAGAACAAACCCAGGAAAGCATTATTACCGCAGCTAATATGATAGGCAGTGATACTGATTCAATCGCTGCTTTTGTTGGTGGCTTAGGCGGTGCTGCTTTTGGATTGGAAGTTATTTCTGAAAAATGGCGATCGCAGATTCAAGATGCGTCATTTTTGATTTGCATAGGTGAACATCTAGCTAAAATTTCTGCTGGCGAACATGAAAAGATGAAAATTCGCCCAGGCTATAGCGGTATAAAATTGGGCAAAGCCTTGTGTCGTCAGACAGTTCATAAGGATATGCGAGTTGTACATTACCGTCTAGGTGCAGGCACGATCACAGAAATAGATAAACAATCTCTGCTCACTCAAGGGCGAACAGTAACAACTGTACGCATCAATTTCGATGTTGGTCAAAGCTGCAAGTTAGCTTTTCGTGCTGATACCCCTAGCAAAACATTATTTATTATTTAG
- a CDS encoding DarT ssDNA thymidine ADP-ribosyltransferase family protein: MYLTFNANQVDSRLSKLVDKIESQGYQVLAGRYVRYNVQQMLVKVTISELREVDIFEEFILSTAINVVPSVTIEELANVLGIDSMLMRSVAENLQSWKFLELTSDSTLKITPFGKKIFEEENSVLEPSYTQNIYAIADPLTNQINFDNTRLQDAPLELKSLGQFIAIDKYPDISALTIADVQNIALDIVIREKTQKLTSYQELSTITTVRKKISIFYLLDSQDQYIIKIFSEDQELKIASDLLTEILSAGNEQQIVWDELFRLSDVEITLADSTEDILDKISFDWVLDDVCFESFDLVDEETELANSSETRILPASSRYNTTDAEDIKSFVLHRRIEKLLHLTRLENLNNICRADAILSLYQLEKNNICTNPFDGRKPEGQKYKNYVNCSLTYYNFLMLYGLVHKSEEPVVLLYIKPDYLWKQGIEFCKFNAATGGGRHIAPGYHTLQTLFDDTVQDRQGLQDRNSKPINLPTCIQAEVLIRDGIPLADIMEIVIRSPRHEQNVRQAGWRGNIRVSSRDFDWHSEWIVRGS, translated from the coding sequence ATGTATCTAACCTTTAATGCTAACCAAGTAGACTCTCGTTTAAGCAAATTAGTAGATAAAATTGAATCCCAAGGATATCAAGTATTGGCTGGGCGCTATGTTCGCTATAACGTCCAACAAATGTTAGTGAAGGTTACTATTAGCGAATTGCGTGAAGTAGATATATTTGAAGAGTTCATACTAAGCACAGCAATTAATGTCGTTCCATCAGTAACTATAGAAGAATTAGCAAATGTTCTGGGTATAGATTCTATGCTCATGAGAAGTGTTGCTGAAAATCTTCAATCTTGGAAATTTTTAGAACTAACCTCAGACTCTACTTTAAAAATTACACCTTTTGGCAAAAAAATATTTGAGGAAGAAAATTCTGTATTAGAACCTTCTTATACTCAAAACATTTATGCTATAGCTGATCCTTTAACAAATCAAATTAATTTTGATAATACACGTTTACAAGATGCGCCTTTAGAATTAAAAAGCTTAGGACAATTTATTGCTATCGATAAATATCCTGACATTTCTGCTTTAACAATTGCAGATGTACAGAATATCGCTCTCGATATCGTAATTCGAGAAAAAACTCAAAAATTAACCAGCTACCAAGAATTATCTACTATTACAACTGTCAGAAAAAAAATATCTATTTTTTATCTTTTAGATTCACAAGATCAATACATTATCAAAATATTTAGTGAAGATCAAGAATTAAAAATTGCATCAGATTTATTAACAGAGATTTTAAGTGCTGGAAATGAACAGCAGATAGTATGGGATGAATTGTTTCGATTATCAGATGTAGAAATAACGTTGGCAGATTCAACAGAGGATATTCTTGATAAGATATCTTTTGATTGGGTTCTAGATGACGTATGTTTTGAGAGTTTCGATCTAGTAGATGAAGAAACTGAATTAGCTAATTCATCAGAGACTAGAATTCTCCCAGCCTCCTCCAGATACAATACAACGGACGCTGAAGATATTAAATCTTTTGTTTTACACAGGAGAATCGAAAAACTTTTACATTTAACCCGTCTTGAGAATCTAAATAATATTTGTCGTGCAGACGCTATATTATCTTTATATCAGTTAGAAAAGAATAATATTTGCACTAACCCATTTGATGGTAGAAAACCTGAAGGACAGAAGTACAAAAATTATGTCAATTGTAGTTTAACTTACTATAATTTTCTTATGCTTTATGGGCTTGTACATAAATCTGAGGAACCTGTAGTTTTGTTATATATCAAGCCTGATTATTTATGGAAACAAGGAATAGAATTCTGCAAATTCAATGCTGCCACAGGTGGAGGTCGTCACATAGCACCTGGTTATCACACACTTCAAACTCTATTCGATGATACAGTACAAGACAGACAGGGATTACAAGATCGCAATAGTAAACCAATTAACCTACCTACTTGTATTCAAGCTGAAGTTTTGATCCGAGATGGTATCCCTTTAGCAGACATAATGGAAATCGTGATCCGCTCTCCACGCCATGAGCAAAATGTACGGCAAGCAGGATGGAGAGGAAATATCCGAGTATCATCTCGTGATTTTGATTGGCATTCTGAGTGGATTGTTAGAGGTAGTTAA